Proteins from a genomic interval of Toxotes jaculatrix isolate fToxJac2 chromosome 5, fToxJac2.pri, whole genome shotgun sequence:
- the kcnj11 gene encoding ATP-sensitive inward rectifier potassium channel 11, translating into MLSRKGLIPEDYLLTRLAEDVLQPKFKAKPGKPRFVAKNGTCNVAHTNIREQGRFLQDVFTTLVDLKWLHTLIIFTMSFLCSWLLFGMIWWLVAFAHGDLDQRGDDFVPCVTDIHSFSSAFLFSIEVQVTIGFGGRMITEECVSAIIILIVQNIVGLVINAIMLGCIFMKTAQANRRAETLIFSKHAVISIRNNKLCFMIRIGDLRKSMIISATVRMQVVRRTTTEEGEVVPLDQIDIHMDNPVGTNGVFLVSPLIICHVINKDSPLYELSASDLQHEDIEVIVVLEGVVETTGITTQARTSYVAEEILWGQRFVPTVSEEDGMYAVDYSKFGNTVKVPTPCCSAKKLDEAGGIARFKLNEGVTLRASVRRRRGTAAVRRSRIES; encoded by the coding sequence ATGTTGTCCAGGAAGGGACTCATTCCTGAGGATTACTTGCTGACACGTTTGGCTGAGGATGTACTCCAGCCCAAGTTCAAGGCGAAACCGGGGAAGCCTCGGTTCGTCGCCAAGAACGGCACCTGCAATGTGGCGCACACCAACATCCGAGAGCAGGGCCGATTCTTGCAGGACGTCTTCACCACTCTGGTGGATTTAAAATGGCTCCACACGCTCATCATTTTCACCATGTCCTTCCTGTGCAGCTGGCTTCTCTTCGGGATGATCTGGTGGCTCGTTGCCTTTGCGCACGGCGACTTAGACCAAAGAGGAGACGACTTTGTCCCGTGCGTAACGGACATTCACTCCTTCTCCTCGGCCTTCCTCTTCTCCATAGAGGTCCAGGTGACCATCGGCTTCGGGGGACGGATGATCACGGAGGAGTGCGTCTCAGCCATCATCATCCTGATCGTGCAGAACATCGTCGGATTGGTCATCAACGCCATCATGCTCGGCTGCATCTTCATGAAAACTGCGCAGGCCAACCGGCGCGCGGAGACGCTCATTTTCAGTAAGCACGCCGTCATCTCCATCCGCAACAACAAACTGTGCTTCATGATCCGCATCGGGGACCTGAGGAAAAGTATGATCATCAGCGCCACCGTGCGGATGCAGGTAGTCAGGAGAACCacgacagaggagggagaggtggtGCCTCTGGACCAGATCGACATCCACATGGATAACCCGGTGGGCACCAACGGCGTCTTCCTGGTGTCCCCCCTCATCATCTGCCACGTGATCAACAAGGACAGCCCTCTGTACGAGCTGTCTGCCTCTGACCTGCAGCACGAGGACATCGAGGTGATCGTGGTGCTGGAGGGTGTGGTGGAGACCACGGGCATCACCACGCAGGCCAGGACCTCGTACGTGGCGGAGGAGATCCTATGGGGGCAGCGCTTCGTGCCCACGGTCTCCGAGGAGGACGGCATGTACGCGGTGGACTACTCCAAGTTCGGCAACACCGTGAAGGTCCCGACACCGTGCTGCAGCGCCAAGAAACTGGACGAGGCAGGCGGCATCGCTCGCTTTAAACTGAACGAGGGCGTCACCTTACGGGCGTCTGTGAGAAGGCGCCGGGGGACCGCGGCGGTCCGCAGGTCCAGGATAGAGAGCTAG